CTTAAGGAGATGTCAAATGAGTTCTATAGAGCAAGATAAATTGAATCCTATCCGCAATGCTTCGATCCAGGTTTCAACAGGAGCAAACGCGATCGCTGCATCAGCCTTCCATCCTTACAGAATCTGCCGTAGCAATAATCGATTATCGACGATCGTCTTGGCAGCAATCAAGTGACCCTCGATCAATTCGAGCTTCTCTTCCGATAGATGATGAGAAAACAATTCAAATAATTCTTGGGTAGTGGGATACAAGAAACGATCGACTTCCAAAATGAGCTTAGCTGGTCTTCAGAGTGTATTGCTTGAAAAGCGCTTCGGATAAGGCTGACAGAAATTGTCTAACCGTTTTATTACGAAACTGGATTGAATAATCGCTGAAAATGGAGCAAATTGTCCAACCATTTTTTCATGTCGTTCAGTTTCTGAACGACATGAAAAAATGCCGCTTCCAAGCAATGAAATTGTCTAACCGTTTTATTACTTCACATTTCTATATTTTTGAATTGCGCTTAGTTTGATTTTTTCTGCTAGGCGCATTCCCTTTAAATTACATAATCCTTTTTCGTAAGCTTGTGGAAGAACATCAACTATTTTAACTCTATGGTAATCTTTATGGTTGCGATCGATGCTAATGACTGGGCAGGCAAAATGCCCACCCCACAATTCCTTGAATAAGATAACGACTAGCTGGCGATCGAGCCTGCTTTTTGACGAGCGGGACGTTTGCGATCGGATTTCTTTTTCAGCCCGATCGATTGAGCTTCGTTGCTGTCTGAGCCAAACTGTCCTTTGACGACTTCTTTCATTGCCAAAACTGCGTTATGGAATTCCCATTCTGCGAGACGGGCAGCATCAGAGGCAGCGCGAAACATGGCGAGTTTTTCGGTTTCGGCTTGCTGTTGTGTCAGCATCGTTTGATAGGCTTGCTGCAATGATTCTGGGGTGGCGTTGGGGCGTTTGGTGCTGTAACCGTCGATCGTTCTGGAGCCGTTGTAGGAATCGATATCTTGATTGATCACGGCAGGGGTGAGGCGGCGATTGGTATCTGGGCTGGGCATGATGCACCTTCAGTATAGAATTACTGTTTTATTGTGCCCATTCAAACAAGAGCTGTAACGATCGCACTGAGAATGTATTACGTTGCAGAAGAATTGTGATTTCTGCGAATTGCTTTGCGATCGGTTGCATTATGAATGTAAAGCATTGCAGAAGAATTGTGGTTTCTGCGAATTGCACTGTAGTTCCTACAGATTGCATTGTAAATGGTTGTGTTAGCTATGGGGCTGGGTAGCAACCTTTCAACGTGTTGCACTTCGCTACTGCCCAGATAAACTACAACCCGTAAAAAAAATTTGTATCAATGCACTTATTCCATACTGTAGCTCACATGTATAAGCAGGGCACTCTAAAGTAGACCTACTTAGATTTCGGAGCCAGTTATGTTTTCCTCTCAGCTTAGCCTACAGCAACTTGCAAAAGAAGGTGATTCAACTGCAATTACGGCACTGTTGAGCCAGTCTCTTCCAGAGGGTACAACAGCTAAAGTTTCTTTGAAGGAAAATTGCTTAAGAATAGTGCTGGAATCCGCAAAGATACCAGATCAGCAAGCGTATTTTGATTTGGTTCAGCAAAACATCAAGAGCTTAAACGTAGTAGGAATTCATCAGGTTAAGATTTGTGGTCGGGAACTGGGGGAAGACTATCCAGACTGGCAAGCAGAATTTGAAATTACCCCTGAACCAATACCAGACGTAGCGGATCTAGCAAGGCAGGGAAACATTGAAGCAATTAATACTTTAATTAACCAATGGATCAATCAACCTGGTATTCCAGCAAGAGCAAGCTTAAAAAACGGATGTTTACGAGTGATGCTAGAAGCATTTGACTTTCCTGATCAAATTGCTCTAGGAAATCACATTCTCGATGGTGTAAAAAGATTAGAAATTCAAGGCTGTACAAAGCTGAAACTCATTGGACAAGAGCCAGGAGATGAATTCCCTGATTGGCAACAGGACTATGATTTGCCCCAAGAGGGCGAGTTACCTATTCACAATTCCGTAAGTTCTTTGGAAGTCCCTTCAAAACAAAACTTTTGGGGTTCAGTATTTGGAGCTGTTAGCGGTGCTGCTGGAGCAGTAGGGGAGGCTGTTTCTGGGACAGTTATAGGAGTTGCTGGAGCGGCAAGTAATGCAGCAGTACAAGCAGGAGGAGCAATTTCTGAAACGATCGCTGGTGCTGCCGGAGCAGTAGGGGGGGCGGTTTCTGGGACAGTTGTAGGAGCTGCTGGAGCAGCAAGTAATGCAGCAGTACAAGCAGGAGGAGCAATTACGTCAACAGCTGTTAATGTTGCTGGGGCGGTAGGTGGAGCTGCCATGCAAGCAACGGATAGTGCTGGGTATATTCTCGATGTAATTTCTAACAGCCCTCAGTTGCAAGAAGTTACTAAAGCTTTGCAAGTAGACAAATTTATTTGCTTAATTGACACAGTAGATGTTGTGAAAGCTGAGACTCATGTGAGAAGACTCCAACAGAAATACCCTAATGAAAAACCAGGGGATATTTCACATCGCGTCATGTCAGAGAAAGCTCTTTATGTAGGTAGTTCAGGATTTGCTAGCAGTTTGATGCCAGGATTTGCAGCAGCTATGTTTGCGGTTGATTTAGCGGCAACAATGGCTTTGCAGGCAGAAATGATCTATCAAATTGCATGTGCCTACGGATTAAGTTTGAGGGAACCTGCTAGAAAAGGTGAGGTGTTAGCAATTTTTGGTATGGCACTTGGTGGAAATTCAGCCGTAAAAGCTGGTTTAGGATTAGCAAGAAATATTCCTTTTGCTGGTGCTGTAATTGGTGCTAGTGGTAATGCAGCACTACTATATGGATTAGGCTATGCAGCCTGCCGCTTTTACGAGGCAAAACTTAATCCAGGTGACACTTCAGACTTAGTTGCATCTCAGGAAAAAAGCGAGGAGTACCTCCAGGATGCAATCGAGCAGCAAATAATTATGGATCAAATTCTAATACATATTGTGCTAGCTGGAACTCCAGGAAAAAAACTGAAGCAAATTTTGCCTGAATTAAAAGCTCTAAATCTCAGCCCAGCTTCTCTAAATATAATCACCAAAAAACCAGATACTCTACCTTCTTTAGAGAAACTGTTAGAGCAGCTCAATCATGACTTTGCTGTTTCCTTAATTGCTCAATGCAAAAAGATTGCTCAAGCTGATGGAACTATTACAATCAAGGAAGCTAAAATTATTAGCACGATCGCTCAGAAGTTTAGCTTTGATTTAGATTTAATCTAGAAAAATTTTATTATTTCATTAGAATTATAAGGATTGAATGCTTCATGAGCTTGAATGCTTTGAGCTGAGGGTAGGCTAATTACAGTTTTGATACCTCGATTGCAATTTACATGAGAACAACCCATTGAGGGTTAGGACGACCGTTTTTCGGGAAGGCTAAGAATGATGAACTGATCGTATCTATGCCTTCTCGGTACAACCCCGACAAACATCACAGGCGATCGATCCGATTACGCGGATACGATTACACCACAACAGGGGCATATTTTATTACCATTTGTACCTATCAGCGTGAGTGAGTGTTTGGGACGATCGAAGCGGGGGAGATGCAATTGAGTTTGCTGAGAGAAGTGGTGCGATCGGGTTGGTTGAAGCTGCCAGAATATTTTCGATTGGTTGAATTGGATGAATTTGTGGTTATGCCAAATCACGTTTATGGGATTATCTGGCTGGGTGGCATGGGTTATAAGGGCGAGGCATTTGCGCCGAGAAATGCCATTGAGTCAAGATATTGATGCAAATGCTTCGCCCCTAAGTTGGGATGGAACACAATCGGGATCGATCGGGGCGATCGTGCAGAACTTTAAATCGATTTCAACCCGTCGCATCAATCAAATTCGCAAAATGGCAGGCGTTCCTCTGTGGCAGCGCAATTATTAGAGTTGTCGGGAAATAGAACAAAAAATCCTCAAAAGCTTTACCCAGTAAGCGTTTCAGTTGATCCTCGGAAAAATCTTTGTAAACCTTATGTAGCAAGCGTTTCAGCCATTTTTCTCGTTATTACCCGACAAGTCTATTATGAACACGTCATTAGGGACGATCGCGCCCTACATCAAATCCAGCAATACATCCAGAATAATCCGTTGTCCTGGCAGCAAGACCAGTTGCATCCAAGCAATTCATCCAAATGGTAAATGGAATTGATGCGTTGATTGAACTGTTCGATCGTCTGTTCAATCTTCTGGTCTAAAGTCATCAGGTAAATCATTAACAGCACATTGCAGTATTTTCAATTCACTGCCTCTCAGCTTATTATTTTCTCTCAGAATGAATCAGCTCTGCCAATTCTGGGGGACGTTGAAAATAAACTCTTTTCAACGCTAGAGAACAAATTATCTTTGGATTCAGCAACGCCAAGCATCCTTAAATCCAGTAACACCCTTCTGATAATCTCTGAATATTTGTAAGCACCTCCTCGATATCTAAAGCGACTTGAGGGCGAGAATGTAGCGTTCGATTGTCGCTAACTTGGTTAGAAATCGCTTCTAAACCGATGGAATTACGAATCGGTTCACAATCGGCGAGACGAGGATCTTGATCCATAGAATGAATCAGAAAATGTTTTTTTAGTAATGCTTGTGTTAAGTGATAAGCTCTTCTTTGGTTATATCGATCTTGCTCTCCTCTCAATCCTAGATAAGGAAAGTGGTGAATCATATAACCAAATAACAATTGACAGTCTTCTGCATATTTATAGGTATCTAAAATGTGATAATGCCACACTCGATCGACCGTCAAGGATGGAACTAACTGGAGATGCGAATGACGATCGGTTAAATATAAAAATGCTAAGTATTGCGCGATCGCCTTGATGGTTTTTGTTCTTGTCCAACAAGGTCCGCTGGTAGATTGCATCAGTTGATAAGCAATCGGTGACAGGTCAAGCTGTCTAGCTTTTTGCAGGAAAAGCGCAAAGGAGGCAGTTTGCGAACTCGGCAGCATGATGCATTCCTCAACTAGGGACGGCAAGGTCGGAAGTTTCCCAAAACTCGAAAATTGAGGGCAAACGCAGCATATTTGAGACTTCTCAAGCTCAGGCTTTTCAACCAACCTCTTTCCGTCAAATTATCTCGATCGTCTGTTGACCGGCTCCATAACGAACTCAATCATAGAAACCTTATGTTTCTGTTTAGACCTAACGTCTGTTAGAGATTGGATTGAGATAGAAGTTATATTGAGAAGTCTGACTAATACCTGCTTATTCCATCACAGCCACTCGTTAGCCGAGTTGATGACTGAGAATGACCGACTTTGCCAATGAATGCCAGGCTCTTAACCAAATTGTTGCAACAGCTCGATCGTTTCTCCGGCTTCTGCTCTCATGCCTAATTGCTCAAACAATCGTTTTGCATCTTCTGCCCAGTTGCGGGCAACGGCTCGATTTCCCTGAATCTGCTCTAGCCGCGCCATCGATCGCATGCAAAACGCGGTACGACAGGCATCGTGATGCGCTTGAGCGACTTGCAATCCGGCTAACATGAGTTGTCGCGCCTCAGCCAGATTTCCCTGTTTTAGAGCAATATCAGCTAACCAATCTTTAGCCAAAAAAATGACTCGTCGCCAGTCGAGCGCCTCGGCTTGGTGGAGGACTTGCCGAAAGTAACCCTGAGCTTCGGCGTAGCTTTCCGTTTTGTAAGCAATTTCGCCCTGGTAATAGTGCCATTGAGTCGAAAGGCGTTGGTGGACTGTTTTGTCGATCGAACTGGCAGTCTGAAGCATAATCTCGGTAGCCTGAAGCCAGAGAGCCGCCTCTGAAAACTGCTGCTGCTGAATCCGCCATACGGCAATATGGAGCGCGAGATCAATCTGAAATGGCAAATTGGTGTAATGACGATATTCCCAGGCTCTGGCAAAAAGTGATTCTGCGGCTTCTAAATGGTGTGGTTGTCCCAGCAGAGTCAATGTCCAGGCTCGATCGAACAAAACGTCTGCTGCCATAGCGCTATCTTGTCGCTGTTCTGCCGCTTGGATTAACCAATCTGTCCAGTCTAAGCGAGTTGCCCAACAGGTTAGCCGACTGCTGCGATAGCCTTGAGTGTGGCTATAGCACCGAACTTTTTGCCAGAATTGACAAACCTCGGTGTAGCGATCGCCTGCAATGCACCATTCAATCACCTCTTGCAGGTTCGACCATTCTTGCTCTAGCGGGCCGTAGTTCTGCCAATCTGTCCAATCTTTGCTGCCATGCGTTTCTGCAAAGCGGAGATACCACTCCACCCGGCGCTGATAGGCTCGCGCTTTCAAGTCAGCATCTGTTTCTAGCTCACCGATCGCATAGTCTCTGGTCAGCGGCAACATATCATAACGCCCTGCTTGCTGACTAATTAACGATAGCTGCTGGAGTTTTGCTAAACCTTGGGTCACTATCTGCAAATCAACATCGGCAACATAAGCGATCGCCTCTGGCACAGCAGAACCAGGAAATAAAGCAAAGGCCATAAACAGATGGTAAGCTGCGCTGTTTTTGAGCGTCATCACCGAACTCCCAAAGTAGAAGCGAGCATAATCGCTTGTGGACACAGCAGACGACTCGATTGAATAGCCACTAGCAACTAGCCCAACGGCATAGACGATCGCAGCAGGAATGCCGCAAGTTTGATGATGCAGTTGCTCAATCACTGTTGCACTCAGATCAAGCCCTTTGCTATGAAACTGATTTTGAATTAAGTTTACACTTTCAGCCCGTAGCAAAGGAGAGAGCGCAATCGCCGGAAAGGGAGTCTGCTGCCGACTAGTCAGCAAAACTTTGACGGTGATGGGGAGATCATACAGAAATGCCAGAATCGATCGCCAATCTTCAACGGTTTCCAGGTTATCGATCACCAGTAGCGTGCGCTGACGCGAAAGCCGAACTTGAATTTGGGTCAACTGCTGTTCAAACGGTTGCAGCAGCAGATCAGGACATTGCAATGTGTGAGCGATCGCCCGGAAGATATCTTGCAGGTTGCGATCGGGCTGGAGACGCGGCAGAACACCCGCAGAAGTGAGCCGATGGGATTTGGCAGAAGCAAAAATGATGGCATCAAATGCGCCCGGAGATTGCTGCAACCGATAGGCGATCGAGAGGGCCAGGGTGGTTTTGCCTATACCGCCTAATCCTTCAATGCTGATGCAGTGAGTCGGATGCTCGAACGAGAGAAAGCGGAGCAATCGATCGGTTTCGGCGGTTCGCCCAATTAAAGCACTGTAGTTCGCAACCGGAAGGTTTTGCATCATTCCCTGGGGCAAATCGAGCAGTGGGGCAGGCTGAACTTCGATCTGGTTCTGAGCATATTGCTGAAACACCGTTTGCAGGTTGCGTTTCGAGACGGGCTGATTTAACGCTTTCGAAAGTAATTGCCACAGTTTAGAGCTAACTTGCTTAACATATTCATATTCATAGCTTGTTGCTTCAGCGATCGTTAAATAGGGCTTGCCCAACCAGATCAATCGAAACACCTTGATTTGCGTATCATTGAGTCGGTTTTTTGGATCAGAAACGTTAAGAATTTGATGCAACAGGGCGATCGCTTCGTCTGCGGTCATGGGTCTAGCCAGTCGGATGGAAACTTACCTATTAAACAAAGCCCGATTCCGGCGATCAGCAATGATTTTGCCCAGATTCGATCGCTTCATCCAAACTTTATAGAGTTCTACGGGAAACTACTCACCTTTTATTACCTCTTCTTACTGCCCTGCTTAGAACAGTTTCGATAAGGTAAGAGGTGTCGCAGCCCAGCACTACAGCAGATAACTGGGTGTAAATCATTCCCAGACGAAGCCATGCCACGCGCTGAGCTGTTCTTAGGCTGAAAATTATCAGGGTGACTCGATCGAGGAATGGAACCACAGAGATCGGTGGGTTCGGGTTGGGGCGATCGATCAGCATTCAGGGGCAAAGGGTTCTTATCTACTTGTAAAACAGCGTTTTTGTGCGGTCACTCAAATTGTCATTAACCCATGTAACACAAACTCCTAATGTCCATTAGGGAAATAAAACAGGTTATTGCAGTTTGATGAGAAAAGAAATAACCCTGCTCAAACAAATCATTCATTCTCAGTCACGAACTCAGTCATCTAAGTGATTCGATAAAAGTGTTGAACAAAACAATTGAAACCTTACATCAATGATGAATTAGGCGCCTTAGGAAATTAAACATCGTCCATCATAGCAAGTTCACTTTATCATCAGGAGAAAGTTTATGCCGACTCTAAAAGAAGTAATCAACAGCCAATCTAATGGTAGCTGTAGCACAGAGGTTGCCAAAGGCCTCAGTCTTCAAATTATTGCCGAAATGAATCTGTTGCTGCCTAATGTGATGGTCAGTATCGAAGATTTAGATGTCTCAGCCGCTAGCCAGGCTGTCAATCTATTTCTACAACCTGCTGCCAAAGAAAATCTACGACGCGCCATTAAATCGAAGGGCACTTTGGTCATCACCTCAGCCTATCGAACGGTTGTTCAGCAATATCTATTATGGCGCTGGTTTCAACAAGGGCAATGTGGTATCTCCGATGCCGCAGAACCTGGTCTTAGCAATCACGAAAACGGCTTAGCCTTAGATATTCCCGACCATGGTAGCTGGCGATCGGCATTGAAGAATGAAAACTGGCAATGGCTGGGTGATCGCGATCCAGTTCATTTCACTTATATGGGTGGCGGAGTTCGGGATGATATTGGCAAGATTGGCTTGAAAGCGTTTCAAATTCTGTGGAACAAAAACAACCCCACTGATTTGATTGAAGTAGATGGACGGTTTGGAACCGAAACTGCCAAACGATTAGACCAATCACCCGCCGAGGGATTTGGAACGGCCAGATTGTTATTCCTAACAACTCCTAACATGCAAGGGGTGGATGTTCGTCGAGTTCAAGAAGCTCTCGTTCGTGCTGGGTTCCTTAAAGCAAATGAGGTTGATGAATTTTTTGGCATCAATACTGAGATTGCTGTGAAAAACTTCCAGGAACGAACTGGACTGAAAAAGGACGGCATTGTCGGGACTCAAACTCTCGCAGCTTTAGAGTTAAGACCTGGTACACAAGGTAGCATCATGAGCAATCGATCGACTACCCCACTTGATCGCTGGACAAAAGCCTTGCTCAAAGCCCCAACTACAGGTGCATCATCAATTACTGCAAGTCAAGATGGACTTCCTCCAGGAGTTGGTTCTTCGCACAAAATGGCGGAAACCGATTTGTCAAGAGCTAAGCCGATCGTTGATGTATTTCGCCAAGTTGGAGCCAAGTTTGATGTTCCTCCCGCGATGATTGCAGCTCTGGCAAGCCGCGAGTCGCGTTGTGGAAATGCACTCAGTCAGAATGGATGGGGCGACCACGACAATGCATTCGGCATTTTGCAGGTGGATCAGCGTTTTCACACCTTACAGGGAACAAACAGCCCGACCAGTATGAAGCATATTGAGCAGGCGGTTGAGATCTTTGTCAGCTATCGTAACCAAGTACAAGCCAACCATCCAGACTGGGAAGATGAGTTCATCATTAAAGGCGCAGCAGTTGCTTATAACTCTGGTGTAAATAATGTTCAAACCAAAGCAGGAATGGATATTGGAACTACTGGTGGAGACTATGGTTCTGATGTGATTGCTCGTGCCCAGTTCTATAGCGATCGTCTGTAAGATTCTGAACGCTTTTAGGAGTGAGGTGAGCACTGCTCACCCTACTTTTCTTCTCAGCTTCTTGACCTTCTTTAACAAACAGACCAATTGTAGAAAAGCCGAACTTTTTTAGTAGATAAACGCACTACCACTAAGTAAAAACAAAAAGATGAAAAAAGCTATTACGAGAATATTCTTATTGACTGCTGCCTTTGCAACTGTTGGATTTAATGCATCACAAGTAGAAGCTCAATCAGTAAAATGCTTTGACGTAAGCTCAAGGCAGGGTTGGCAGTATTTTGACCTTGGTGGCCCGTATACCCGTGTTGCTGGAGTGAGTGGAGGTTGGTCTGTAGATGCTAGAAATTACTCACGTGTTGGTCCTCGTGGGCATTCGGAAGCTGGATTAGAGCCATACAACCAATATAAGTACGATCAAGGAATGCCTTTCGGTGCTTTGTTCGTAGATGTTCCTACAGACGGATATGGCTATGTTTGGGTGCAGGGCTCTCAGCAACTTCCCAGGCCAATTACTCGAACAGCTATGCGAATTAATGATGCTGATAACGCTCTCGGAGACAACTCCGGTGTTCTCCAAGTTTGCTTCAGTCGCTAGTCCGAAGCCGCTAGTCCGAAGCCCTTGTTCTTACAAAGTCATTACGCAAGGTAGACGAGTATTCTCCACTCTACCTCTTACTTCCAACCCGATCGCCCTTCAATCTCTGTCACTAAAGGGTACTTATGCTATGCCAATAGCTCGTTTTGCTGTGTCGATCGTTGCTCTTATTCATGTTGCCATTTCGGTTGTAGAAATCTGCTTTTGGGAAACTCCTGTGATTTATGGCAGGTTGGGTTTCACGGCTGAAATTGCTCATCAAGTGACGGCGATCGTCCAGAATGCAGGAGTTTATAACAGC
Above is a window of Trichocoleus sp. DNA encoding:
- a CDS encoding peptidoglycan-binding protein, translated to MPTLKEVINSQSNGSCSTEVAKGLSLQIIAEMNLLLPNVMVSIEDLDVSAASQAVNLFLQPAAKENLRRAIKSKGTLVITSAYRTVVQQYLLWRWFQQGQCGISDAAEPGLSNHENGLALDIPDHGSWRSALKNENWQWLGDRDPVHFTYMGGGVRDDIGKIGLKAFQILWNKNNPTDLIEVDGRFGTETAKRLDQSPAEGFGTARLLFLTTPNMQGVDVRRVQEALVRAGFLKANEVDEFFGINTEIAVKNFQERTGLKKDGIVGTQTLAALELRPGTQGSIMSNRSTTPLDRWTKALLKAPTTGASSITASQDGLPPGVGSSHKMAETDLSRAKPIVDVFRQVGAKFDVPPAMIAALASRESRCGNALSQNGWGDHDNAFGILQVDQRFHTLQGTNSPTSMKHIEQAVEIFVSYRNQVQANHPDWEDEFIIKGAAVAYNSGVNNVQTKAGMDIGTTGGDYGSDVIARAQFYSDRL
- a CDS encoding NB-ARC domain-containing protein; this translates as MTADEAIALLHQILNVSDPKNRLNDTQIKVFRLIWLGKPYLTIAEATSYEYEYVKQVSSKLWQLLSKALNQPVSKRNLQTVFQQYAQNQIEVQPAPLLDLPQGMMQNLPVANYSALIGRTAETDRLLRFLSFEHPTHCISIEGLGGIGKTTLALSIAYRLQQSPGAFDAIIFASAKSHRLTSAGVLPRLQPDRNLQDIFRAIAHTLQCPDLLLQPFEQQLTQIQVRLSRQRTLLVIDNLETVEDWRSILAFLYDLPITVKVLLTSRQQTPFPAIALSPLLRAESVNLIQNQFHSKGLDLSATVIEQLHHQTCGIPAAIVYAVGLVASGYSIESSAVSTSDYARFYFGSSVMTLKNSAAYHLFMAFALFPGSAVPEAIAYVADVDLQIVTQGLAKLQQLSLISQQAGRYDMLPLTRDYAIGELETDADLKARAYQRRVEWYLRFAETHGSKDWTDWQNYGPLEQEWSNLQEVIEWCIAGDRYTEVCQFWQKVRCYSHTQGYRSSRLTCWATRLDWTDWLIQAAEQRQDSAMAADVLFDRAWTLTLLGQPHHLEAAESLFARAWEYRHYTNLPFQIDLALHIAVWRIQQQQFSEAALWLQATEIMLQTASSIDKTVHQRLSTQWHYYQGEIAYKTESYAEAQGYFRQVLHQAEALDWRRVIFLAKDWLADIALKQGNLAEARQLMLAGLQVAQAHHDACRTAFCMRSMARLEQIQGNRAVARNWAEDAKRLFEQLGMRAEAGETIELLQQFG